In a genomic window of Streptococcus oralis subsp. tigurinus:
- a CDS encoding GNAT family N-acetyltransferase, producing the protein MNIWTKLAMFSFFETERLYLRPFFFSDSQAFFDIASNPENLQFIFPSQASLEESQYALANYFMKNPLGVWAICLQGNQEMIGSIKFEKIDEIKKEAEIGYFLKKDSWSQGYMTEVVTKLCQLSFEEFGLKQLSIITHLENQASQKVALKSGFSLVRQFKGSDRYTRKMRDYLEFRYIKGEFNE; encoded by the coding sequence ATGAATATTTGGACCAAATTAGCAATGTTTTCTTTTTTTGAAACGGAGCGCTTGTATTTGCGTCCTTTCTTTTTTAGTGACAGTCAAGCATTTTTCGACATTGCTTCAAACCCTGAGAATTTGCAGTTTATTTTTCCCAGTCAAGCAAGTTTGGAAGAAAGTCAGTACGCACTTGCTAACTATTTTATGAAGAATCCTCTAGGAGTTTGGGCAATTTGTCTCCAAGGAAATCAGGAAATGATTGGCTCTATTAAATTTGAAAAAATCGATGAAATCAAAAAAGAGGCAGAAATTGGTTACTTCTTAAAAAAAGATTCTTGGTCACAAGGTTATATGACAGAAGTAGTTACCAAGCTTTGTCAGCTTTCCTTTGAAGAATTTGGTTTAAAACAATTATCCATCATCACTCATCTGGAGAATCAGGCTAGTCAAAAAGTAGCCTTAAAATCGGGATTTAGTCTCGTCCGACAGTTTAAGGGGAGCGACCGCTATACACGAAAAATGAGAGACTATCTTGAATTTCGATATATAAAAGGAGAATTCAATGAGTAA
- a CDS encoding UDP-N-acetylglucosamine 1-carboxyvinyltransferase, producing the protein MRKIVINGGRPLQGEITISGAKNSVVALIPAIILSDDIVTLDCVPDISDVASLVEIMEIMGATVKRYDDVLEIDPRGVQNIPMPYGKINSLRASYYFYGSLLGRFGEATVGLPGGCDLGPRPIDLHLKAFEAMGAKVSYEGDNMNLSAQGKGLHGASIYMDTVSVGATINTMIAAVKAKGRTVIENAAREPEIIDVATLLNNMGAHIRGAGTDIIIIDGVEKLHGTRHQVIPDRIEAGTYISLAAAVGKGIRINNVLYEHLEGFIAKLEEMGVRMTVSEDSIFVEEQSDLKAINIKTAPYPGFATDLQQPITPLLLTAQGRGTIIDTIYEKRVNHVFELAKMDADITTTNDHIIYNGGRKLHGASVKATDLRAGAALVIAGLMAQGQTEITNIEFILRGYSDIIEKLRSLGADITLVED; encoded by the coding sequence ATGAGAAAAATTGTCATCAATGGTGGACGTCCATTGCAAGGTGAGATCACCATTAGTGGTGCTAAAAATAGTGTTGTAGCACTTATTCCAGCTATTATCTTATCAGATGATATTGTCACTTTAGATTGTGTTCCAGATATTTCAGACGTTGCTAGTCTTGTCGAAATCATGGAGATTATGGGGGCAACTGTTAAGCGTTATGACGATGTCTTGGAGATTGATCCAAGAGGCGTTCAAAACATTCCTATGCCTTATGGTAAGATTAATAGCTTGCGTGCTTCTTATTATTTCTACGGAAGTCTTTTAGGTCGATTTGGTGAAGCTACAGTTGGACTTCCTGGTGGATGTGATCTGGGGCCTCGTCCGATTGACCTTCACTTGAAAGCCTTTGAAGCCATGGGTGCTAAGGTCAGCTACGAGGGAGATAATATGAATTTATCTGCCCAAGGCAAGGGGCTTCACGGAGCAAGTATTTACATGGACACTGTTAGCGTTGGTGCAACGATTAACACCATGATTGCCGCGGTTAAAGCAAAGGGACGTACTGTCATTGAAAATGCGGCCCGTGAACCAGAAATCATCGATGTGGCTACCCTTTTGAACAACATGGGGGCCCATATTCGTGGTGCAGGGACTGATATTATCATTATTGATGGTGTTGAGAAACTTCATGGGACGCGTCACCAAGTCATTCCAGACCGTATCGAAGCTGGAACCTATATTTCACTTGCTGCAGCGGTAGGAAAAGGAATTCGCATTAACAACGTTCTCTATGAACACTTAGAAGGCTTTATCGCTAAACTAGAGGAAATGGGGGTTCGTATGACGGTCTCAGAAGACAGTATCTTCGTTGAAGAACAGTCCGATTTGAAGGCTATCAATATTAAAACAGCTCCCTATCCAGGGTTCGCAACCGATTTGCAACAGCCCATCACGCCACTTTTACTAACTGCGCAAGGTCGTGGAACCATTATTGATACGATTTATGAGAAACGTGTCAATCATGTCTTTGAGTTAGCAAAAATGGATGCGGATATTACGACTACAAATGATCACATTATCTACAACGGTGGTCGTAAGTTACACGGGGCAAGTGTAAAAGCTACAGACTTGCGAGCTGGTGCAGCACTTGTCATCGCTGGTTTGATGGCTCAAGGCCAGACTGAAATTACGAATATTGAGTTTATCCTTCGTGGCTACTCAGATATTATTGAAAAATTGCGTAGTCTTGGAGCAGATATTACACTCGTTGAAGACTAA
- the pyk gene encoding pyruvate kinase has product MNKRVKIVATLGPAVEIRGGKKFGDDGYWGEKLDVEASAKNIAKLIEAGANTFRFNFSHGDHQEQGERMATVKLAEKLAGKKVGFLLDTKGPEIRTELFEGEAKEYSYKTGEKIRVATKQGIKSTREVIALNVAGALDIYDDVEVGRQVLVDDGKLGLRVVEKDDATREFVVEVENDGVIAKQKGVNIPNTKIPFPALAERDNDDIRFGLEQGINFIAISFVRTAKDVNEVRAICEETGNGHVQLFAKIENQQGIDNLDEIIEAADGIMIARGDMGIEVPFEMVPVYQKMIITKVNAAGKVVITATNMLETMTEKPRATRSEVSDVFNAVIDGTDATMLSGESANGKYPLESVTTMATIDKNAQTLLNEYGRLNSDTFERNSKTEVMASAVKDATNSMDIKLVVTLTKTGHTARLISKYRPNADILALTFDELTERGLMLNWGVIPMLTDAPSSTDDMFEIAERKAVEAGLVQSGDDIVIVAGVPVGEAVRTNTMRIRTVR; this is encoded by the coding sequence ATGAATAAACGTGTAAAAATCGTTGCAACTTTGGGTCCTGCGGTTGAAATCCGTGGTGGAAAGAAATTCGGTGATGACGGATACTGGGGTGAAAAACTTGATGTTGAAGCTTCAGCTAAAAACATTGCTAAATTGATTGAAGCGGGAGCTAACACTTTCCGTTTCAACTTCTCACACGGTGACCACCAAGAACAAGGTGAACGTATGGCAACTGTTAAACTTGCAGAAAAACTTGCAGGTAAAAAAGTTGGTTTCCTTCTTGATACTAAAGGACCAGAAATCCGTACTGAGTTGTTCGAAGGTGAAGCTAAAGAGTACTCATACAAAACTGGTGAAAAAATCCGTGTTGCAACTAAACAAGGAATTAAATCAACTCGTGAAGTGATTGCTTTGAACGTTGCTGGTGCTCTTGACATCTATGATGACGTTGAAGTTGGTCGCCAAGTATTGGTTGACGATGGTAAATTGGGTCTTCGCGTTGTAGAAAAAGACGATGCAACTCGTGAATTTGTAGTTGAAGTGGAAAATGATGGTGTGATCGCTAAACAAAAAGGTGTAAACATCCCTAACACTAAAATTCCTTTCCCAGCTCTTGCTGAACGTGATAACGATGATATCCGCTTTGGTCTTGAACAAGGTATTAACTTCATCGCGATTTCATTCGTCCGTACTGCAAAAGACGTTAACGAAGTTCGTGCAATCTGTGAAGAAACTGGTAACGGCCACGTTCAATTGTTCGCTAAAATTGAAAACCAACAAGGTATCGACAACTTGGATGAAATCATTGAAGCTGCTGACGGTATCATGATCGCTCGTGGTGACATGGGTATCGAAGTACCATTTGAAATGGTTCCAGTTTACCAAAAAATGATTATTACTAAAGTGAACGCAGCAGGTAAAGTTGTTATCACAGCAACAAACATGCTTGAAACAATGACTGAAAAACCACGTGCAACTCGTTCAGAAGTATCAGACGTATTTAACGCTGTTATCGACGGAACTGACGCAACAATGCTTTCAGGTGAGTCTGCAAATGGTAAATACCCACTTGAGTCAGTAACAACAATGGCTACAATTGACAAGAACGCACAAACTCTTCTTAACGAATACGGACGTTTGAACTCAGATACTTTCGAACGTAACTCTAAGACAGAAGTTATGGCTTCAGCTGTTAAAGACGCTACTAACTCAATGGATATCAAATTGGTTGTAACTCTTACTAAGACAGGTCACACAGCACGTTTGATTTCTAAATACCGTCCAAATGCTGATATCTTGGCATTGACATTTGACGAATTGACAGAACGTGGATTGATGTTGAACTGGGGTGTTATCCCAATGTTGACAGATGCTCCATCATCAACTGACGATATGTTCGAAATTGCTGAACGTAAAGCAGTTGAAGCAGGTCTTGTACAATCTGGTGACGATATCGTTATCGTTGCAGGTGTACCAGTTGGAGAAGCTGTTCGTACAAACACAATGCGCATCCGTACAGTACGTTAA
- the pfkA gene encoding 6-phosphofructokinase has protein sequence MKRIAVLTSGGDAPGMNAAIRAVVRQAISEGMEVFGIYDGYAGMVAGEIYPLDAASVGDIISRGGTFLHSARYPEFAQLEGQLKGIEQLKKHGIEGVVVIGGDGSYHGAMRLTEHGFPAIGLPGTIDNDIVGTDFTIGFDTAVTTAMDAIDKIRDTSSSHHRTFVVEVMGRNAGDIALWAGIATGADEIIIPEEGFKMEDIVASIKAGYECGKKHNIIVLAEGVMSAAEFGQKLKEAGDTSDLRVTELGHIQRGGSPTARDRVLASRMGAHAVKLLKQGIGGVAVGIRNEKMVENPILGTAEEGALFSLTADGKIVVNNPHKADLELASLNKSLS, from the coding sequence ATGAAACGTATTGCTGTTTTGACCAGTGGTGGAGACGCCCCTGGTATGAATGCTGCTATCCGTGCGGTAGTTCGTCAAGCAATCTCAGAAGGAATGGAAGTATTTGGTATCTACGATGGATACGCAGGTATGGTTGCCGGCGAAATTTATCCACTTGATGCTGCTTCAGTAGGAGACATCATTTCCCGTGGTGGTACTTTCCTTCATTCTGCTCGTTACCCTGAGTTTGCACAACTTGAAGGTCAACTTAAAGGGATTGAGCAGTTGAAAAAACACGGTATCGAAGGTGTCGTTGTTATCGGTGGTGATGGTTCTTATCACGGAGCTATGCGCTTGACTGAGCATGGATTCCCTGCTATTGGGCTTCCAGGTACAATCGATAACGATATCGTAGGTACTGATTTCACAATCGGATTTGATACTGCAGTTACTACTGCAATGGATGCAATCGATAAGATTCGTGATACATCATCAAGTCACCATCGTACTTTCGTTGTTGAAGTAATGGGACGTAACGCAGGTGATATCGCTCTTTGGGCTGGTATCGCAACTGGAGCTGATGAAATCATTATCCCTGAAGAAGGCTTCAAGATGGAAGATATCGTAGCTAGTATCAAAGCTGGTTATGAATGCGGTAAAAAACACAACATCATCGTCTTAGCTGAAGGTGTCATGTCAGCGGCTGAGTTTGGTCAAAAGCTGAAAGAAGCTGGAGACACAAGTGATCTTCGTGTCACAGAACTCGGTCATATCCAACGTGGTGGATCACCAACTGCTCGTGACCGTGTATTAGCGTCACGTATGGGAGCACACGCTGTTAAACTTCTTAAACAAGGAATCGGTGGTGTAGCTGTTGGTATTCGTAACGAGAAAATGGTTGAAAATCCAATTCTTGGAACAGCAGAAGAAGGAGCCTTGTTCAGCTTAACAGCTGATGGTAAAATCGTTGTTAACAACCCTCACAAAGCTGACCTTGAACTTGCTAGCTTGAATAAGAGCTTGTCATAA
- a CDS encoding DNA polymerase III subunit alpha, translated as MIAQLDTKTVYSFMESVVSIEKYVQTAKEYGYSHLAIMDVDNLYGAYHFLEVTRKYGIQPLVGLEMTLVKDEENLSLRFLALSTKGYQELMKLSTLKMTGRKNWSDFTSHLEDIAIIVPYFEGIEQLDLGHDYFIGVSPDTPQEVFTRSILPLYQVNSFEKEDIQVLQILSAIKDNVSLREVDLHSQQGIFLPASDLEARFKNRFPQALANLQGLIENVSYQIDPSLKLPRFNPERPAVEELRERAEQGLSDKGVTSAIYHERLNEELAVIHDMGFDDYFLVVWDLLRFGRSQGYYMGMGRGSAVGSLVAYSLDITGIDPVEKNLIFERFLNRERYTMPDIDIDIPDLYRPEFIRYVRDRYGSQHVAQIVTYSTFGAKQAIRDVFKRYGVPEYELTNITKKISFRDTLTTAYEKNLQFRQIINSKIEYQKAFEIARKIEGYPRQTSIHAAGVVMSDQDLTDYIPLKYGEDMLITQYDAHGVEANGLLKMDFLGLRNLTFVQKMQELLAESEGVHLKIEEIDLEDKETLALFAAGNTKGIFQFEQSGAIRLLKRVKPQVFEEVVATTSLNRPGASDYIDNFVARKHGKEKVTVLDPALEDILSSTYGIMLYQEQVMQVAQRFGGFSLGKADILRRAMGKKNAKEMHLMKEDFITGAMKLGYTEEKANQVFAVMEKFAGYGFNRSHAYAYSALAFQLAYFKTHYPAIFFQVMLNYSSSDYIVDALQMGFEVAPLAINSIPYHDKITQKTIYLGLKAIKGMPRDFSYWIIENRPFSSIEDFVTRLPKNYKKLSLLTPLVELGLFDEFDKNRQKILVNLPNLFVFVEELGGLFADTNYSWTEADDFTEAEKFYKEQELIGVGISAHPLQTLAKQALYPTTPISIITEGSHVTLLVEVQKIKVIRTKKGESMAFLQVHDGKSRLDVTVFSDQYRKYASILSEGKFYYINGKVQSRDGRLQMIAQDLKEAVAERFWIQVKNHDNDKEISTILEQHKGSIPVIIRYVEEEKTIVSSQHFVKKDPLLQEKLEGIVMKTIYR; from the coding sequence ATGATTGCACAGCTTGACACCAAGACCGTTTATAGTTTTATGGAAAGTGTGGTTTCGATTGAGAAATACGTACAAACGGCTAAAGAATATGGCTATTCTCACCTTGCTATCATGGATGTGGACAATCTCTATGGAGCCTATCATTTTCTAGAAGTGACTCGTAAGTATGGCATTCAACCTTTAGTCGGTCTAGAAATGACTTTGGTCAAAGATGAGGAGAATCTCTCTCTTCGTTTTCTAGCCCTATCCACTAAAGGCTACCAAGAGTTGATGAAGTTATCCACTTTAAAAATGACTGGACGGAAAAATTGGTCTGACTTTACCTCCCACCTCGAAGATATTGCTATTATTGTTCCCTATTTTGAGGGAATCGAACAGTTAGATTTGGGGCATGATTATTTTATCGGTGTCAGTCCAGATACTCCTCAAGAAGTCTTTACTAGATCCATTCTTCCACTCTATCAAGTCAACTCTTTTGAAAAAGAAGATATCCAAGTTTTACAAATCTTGTCAGCAATCAAGGATAATGTCAGTCTGAGAGAAGTGGATCTGCATTCACAACAAGGAATCTTTTTACCAGCCTCAGACTTGGAAGCACGGTTTAAAAATCGCTTCCCTCAGGCGCTTGCTAATCTCCAAGGTCTGATAGAGAACGTAAGCTATCAAATCGACCCAAGTTTAAAACTCCCTCGCTTTAATCCTGAAAGACCAGCGGTCGAAGAACTTAGAGAGAGAGCTGAGCAAGGTTTGAGTGATAAGGGGGTAACCTCAGCTATTTATCATGAGCGACTGAATGAGGAATTGGCTGTGATTCATGATATGGGCTTTGACGACTATTTCCTTGTAGTTTGGGATTTGCTCCGTTTTGGACGTTCTCAAGGCTACTATATGGGAATGGGGCGTGGTTCTGCGGTTGGTAGCCTGGTGGCTTACTCACTGGATATTACAGGAATCGACCCGGTTGAAAAGAACTTGATTTTCGAGCGCTTTTTAAATCGTGAGCGTTACACCATGCCTGATATCGATATCGACATCCCTGACCTCTATAGACCAGAGTTCATTCGCTATGTTCGTGATCGGTATGGTAGTCAACACGTGGCACAGATTGTTACCTATTCGACTTTTGGAGCCAAACAAGCAATTCGTGATGTTTTCAAACGCTATGGTGTTCCAGAGTACGAATTAACAAACATTACTAAAAAAATCAGTTTCCGAGATACGCTAACGACGGCCTATGAAAAGAATTTGCAATTTAGGCAGATAATCAATAGCAAGATTGAATACCAAAAAGCTTTTGAGATTGCTCGTAAGATTGAAGGTTATCCTCGTCAGACATCTATCCATGCGGCAGGAGTCGTTATGAGTGACCAAGACTTGACGGACTATATTCCTCTAAAATATGGTGAGGATATGCTCATCACCCAGTATGATGCTCATGGTGTTGAAGCCAATGGACTTCTAAAAATGGATTTCCTAGGATTACGTAACCTGACTTTCGTACAAAAAATGCAAGAATTACTTGCAGAATCAGAGGGCGTACATCTAAAAATCGAAGAGATTGATTTGGAAGACAAAGAAACCTTGGCTCTCTTTGCAGCTGGAAATACGAAAGGTATTTTCCAATTTGAACAATCTGGTGCCATTCGACTCTTAAAACGAGTCAAGCCGCAAGTCTTCGAAGAAGTGGTAGCAACGACATCGCTCAACAGACCAGGGGCAAGCGATTATATTGATAATTTTGTGGCTCGTAAGCATGGTAAAGAAAAGGTGACGGTACTAGATCCTGCCTTGGAGGACATTTTGTCATCAACCTACGGTATTATGCTCTATCAAGAGCAGGTCATGCAGGTGGCTCAGCGCTTTGGAGGATTCAGTCTTGGTAAAGCCGATATTCTCAGACGAGCCATGGGTAAGAAGAATGCTAAAGAAATGCATTTGATGAAGGAAGATTTTATAACAGGAGCTATGAAACTTGGGTATACAGAAGAAAAGGCCAACCAAGTTTTTGCAGTGATGGAAAAGTTTGCAGGCTATGGATTTAACAGATCCCACGCCTATGCCTACTCAGCACTGGCTTTCCAGCTAGCTTATTTCAAGACGCACTATCCTGCTATTTTCTTTCAAGTTATGTTGAATTATTCTAGCAGCGATTACATTGTAGATGCATTGCAGATGGGCTTTGAAGTGGCTCCTTTAGCAATCAATAGTATTCCTTATCACGATAAAATTACCCAGAAAACAATCTATCTTGGTTTGAAAGCTATTAAAGGGATGCCAAGAGATTTTTCTTATTGGATTATTGAAAATCGTCCCTTCTCAAGTATCGAAGATTTCGTCACACGTCTCCCCAAGAATTACAAGAAACTGTCACTTTTGACACCTTTGGTTGAACTAGGTCTCTTTGATGAATTTGATAAGAATCGTCAGAAAATTTTAGTGAATCTGCCAAACTTATTTGTCTTTGTTGAGGAGTTGGGAGGACTCTTTGCGGATACAAACTATAGTTGGACGGAGGCTGATGATTTTACAGAGGCGGAGAAATTTTACAAGGAGCAGGAATTGATTGGGGTTGGTATCAGTGCCCATCCTTTACAAACACTTGCCAAACAAGCTCTTTATCCGACAACGCCCATTTCTATAATCACTGAGGGGAGTCATGTAACTCTTCTAGTTGAAGTGCAAAAAATAAAAGTCATTCGAACTAAGAAGGGCGAGAGTATGGCCTTTCTACAGGTTCATGACGGTAAGTCTCGACTGGATGTGACTGTATTTTCAGATCAGTATCGAAAATACGCTTCCATCTTATCTGAAGGAAAATTCTACTACATCAATGGCAAAGTTCAATCACGAGATGGTCGTCTGCAAATGATTGCACAAGATTTGAAAGAAGCAGTCGCTGAACGATTCTGGATTCAAGTTAAAAATCACGACAATGATAAAGAAATTTCAACTATCTTAGAACAACATAAAGGCTCTATTCCTGTAATTATCAGGTATGTTGAGGAAGAGAAAACCATTGTTTCCTCCCAACATTTTGTAAAAAAAGATCCCCTTTTACAGGAAAAATTAGAGGGAATTGTTATGAAAACGATTTATCGCTAA